A stretch of Desulfotalea psychrophila LSv54 DNA encodes these proteins:
- a CDS encoding protein TolB, with the protein MKNILKLRATGLLLLLLLMISVLGNGIGQAMAADRVYLDITAPETRKIKVAVPWFTNTGEGGMKARIAKDIADTVAKALKFHGIISIIPTSEYKGRQTADWAKLGADYAVLGSYKMFPKKIKLEIRLLDVAENNIILGKSYKGSMSQQNPMIFKFCDAAIKSLTGTEGIASSRIAFVSYEKRTKDVFMTDILGRRIRQVTRHNNLVVSPRFTRDGNFLSYSSYHSGSQKLYITDLRQAKITKSLSRRKGMNLAPTWAPDGKSCILTLSKYGAPDLFRINQQGKILEQLTSRAGVNVSPTYSADGRHIVFVSDRSGRPQLYLMELETKQTKRLTYDGRENAEPNWSPVENKIAYSSLRDGLYQIFTLDPFSAAPPKQLTSDLTRHESPVWSPDGNQILFTQYDGRRQQIYAIMKNGSYQRRVFSFPGSQSSARWAR; encoded by the coding sequence ATGAAGAATATCCTAAAATTACGAGCCACAGGCCTTCTCCTCCTACTCCTTCTAATGATCTCTGTCCTAGGCAATGGCATAGGACAGGCCATGGCAGCTGATCGTGTCTATCTTGACATAACTGCTCCCGAAACCAGAAAAATCAAAGTCGCAGTCCCCTGGTTCACCAACACAGGTGAGGGTGGTATGAAGGCAAGAATTGCCAAAGATATTGCCGACACCGTTGCCAAGGCACTAAAATTTCACGGCATTATATCTATCATTCCTACCAGCGAATATAAGGGCAGGCAAACGGCTGATTGGGCAAAACTGGGGGCAGATTATGCTGTTTTGGGAAGCTACAAAATGTTTCCAAAAAAAATTAAACTGGAAATTCGCCTGCTTGATGTGGCCGAAAATAATATCATCCTCGGAAAATCCTATAAGGGTAGCATGAGCCAACAGAACCCAATGATCTTCAAGTTCTGCGATGCGGCCATCAAATCCCTTACAGGCACTGAAGGTATCGCCTCCAGCCGAATCGCCTTTGTCTCCTACGAAAAAAGGACCAAGGATGTCTTTATGACCGATATCCTCGGACGGCGAATACGCCAGGTAACCCGGCATAACAACCTTGTAGTCTCTCCCCGTTTCACCCGCGATGGCAACTTCTTAAGCTACTCCTCCTACCATTCAGGCAGCCAAAAACTCTATATCACAGATTTACGTCAGGCAAAAATCACCAAATCTCTGTCAAGAAGAAAGGGAATGAACCTTGCCCCAACCTGGGCTCCCGATGGAAAATCCTGCATCCTTACCCTGTCAAAATATGGTGCCCCCGACCTCTTTCGCATCAACCAGCAGGGAAAGATTCTTGAGCAGCTCACCAGCAGGGCCGGGGTCAATGTATCGCCAACCTATTCCGCCGATGGCCGGCATATTGTCTTTGTTTCAGATAGAAGCGGCCGCCCGCAACTCTACCTGATGGAGTTGGAGACAAAACAGACCAAACGTCTCACCTACGACGGACGAGAAAATGCAGAACCTAATTGGTCCCCTGTGGAAAACAAAATAGCCTACTCAAGTCTGCGAGATGGCCTCTATCAAATATTTACCCTGGATCCTTTTAGCGCTGCACCCCCAAAACAGCTGACCTCAGACCTCACCCGTCATGAATCACCGGTTTGGTCACCCGATGGCAATCAAATTTTGTTCACCCAATATGACGGTAGACGCCAACAGATATACGCTATAATGAAAAACGGTTCATACCAAAGAAGGGTCTTTTCTTTCCCAGGCAGCCAATCGTCAGCCCGCTGGGCAAGATAA
- a CDS encoding tetratricopeptide repeat protein, which produces MKKKLLTMALCLGLAPLLSQCASQEEVQTLHYQLRVMNQKIENIKTESQRLTQKNQAASNSQLEQLDQEIMMLKNQLKATNEINNRLKQQNKDFEKNFSALTRQEAKKREKAIGQLRQDQEVKEKQLDFLKKKIAEQQDNVHAIQQARLRDAKRKAANAKNKADIRREQRKNIAQTGKSGYIKAETKKVMKPVKDSSFALREPSKRQQKVTSQQKTVAPDKVIAPTGAILIAKANTIFKENRLADAYTMFEEISQSNYDSKITAEALYMMGECRFYQKDYEDAVVRYQDLIRQYPDTPLSASSLLRQGNSFAKSLDKETSKMIYKKVIEKYPDSSQAIAATKELNK; this is translated from the coding sequence ATGAAAAAAAAGCTTCTTACAATGGCACTTTGTCTTGGTCTCGCTCCTCTCCTCTCCCAATGCGCATCTCAGGAGGAAGTACAGACTCTTCATTATCAACTACGGGTTATGAATCAAAAGATTGAAAATATTAAGACGGAAAGCCAAAGACTAACCCAGAAAAACCAAGCTGCATCCAACTCACAGCTCGAACAACTTGATCAAGAGATCATGATGCTGAAGAACCAGCTTAAGGCAACAAACGAGATTAATAATCGTTTAAAGCAACAAAACAAAGACTTTGAAAAAAACTTCTCCGCCCTTACCCGCCAAGAGGCAAAAAAACGGGAAAAGGCCATAGGGCAACTACGCCAGGATCAAGAGGTAAAAGAAAAACAGCTTGATTTCCTGAAGAAAAAAATTGCCGAGCAGCAGGACAATGTTCACGCCATCCAACAGGCCAGATTACGAGATGCGAAACGCAAAGCGGCAAATGCCAAGAATAAGGCAGACATTCGCAGAGAGCAAAGAAAAAACATTGCCCAGACTGGCAAAAGTGGCTACATAAAGGCGGAAACCAAAAAGGTTATGAAACCGGTCAAGGACAGTAGCTTTGCCTTAAGGGAGCCTAGCAAGAGACAACAAAAGGTCACCTCTCAGCAAAAAACAGTAGCCCCGGATAAGGTCATCGCCCCAACCGGTGCAATTTTAATTGCCAAGGCAAACACTATTTTTAAAGAGAATAGACTGGCAGATGCCTACACAATGTTTGAGGAGATATCCCAGAGTAACTACGATAGCAAGATCACTGCCGAAGCTCTCTATATGATGGGAGAGTGTCGTTTTTATCAAAAAGATTATGAAGACGCCGTTGTTCGTTATCAGGACTTGATCCGCCAATACCCGGACACGCCCCTCAGTGCCTCCAGCCTGTTAAGACAGGGAAATTCCTTTGCCAAATCTTTGGACAAGGAAACGTCGAAAATGATTTATAAAAAAGTCATCGAAAAATATCCTGATTCTTCCCAGGCAATAGCTGCTACAAAAGAACTTAACAAATAG
- a CDS encoding TlyA family RNA methyltransferase, translated as MKKIRLDQLLLELNLAPSLEKARAYIGAGQVLVNDEPADKAGMTYPCQSAVRLRKKCPYVSRGGFKLEQALNYFSIDLAGKVCADIGASSGGFTDCLLQHDVGKVFAVDVAYGQLDWKIRQDDRVVVLERFNARNLLPESLGEEINLAVMDTSFISITKLIPALLPLFAKGCVDIIALIKPQFELPKGLIGNGVVRDPALHQQAIDKIKDFVAELGLQTAGITPSPILGPKGNREFLLRILS; from the coding sequence ATGAAAAAGATTCGCCTCGACCAACTTTTGCTCGAACTCAACCTTGCCCCGTCTCTTGAAAAGGCCCGGGCCTATATTGGTGCAGGCCAGGTACTGGTCAATGACGAACCCGCAGATAAGGCAGGAATGACCTATCCCTGTCAGAGCGCTGTTCGTCTTCGCAAAAAATGTCCCTATGTTTCCCGTGGGGGGTTTAAACTTGAGCAGGCCCTCAACTATTTCAGTATTGACCTTGCAGGAAAGGTCTGTGCTGATATTGGTGCATCCTCGGGAGGATTTACCGATTGTCTCCTCCAACACGATGTGGGCAAGGTCTTTGCCGTTGACGTTGCCTACGGCCAACTTGACTGGAAGATTCGCCAAGACGACCGAGTCGTGGTTCTGGAACGATTTAATGCCAGAAACCTCCTGCCCGAGAGTCTGGGAGAAGAGATCAACCTGGCTGTGATGGATACCTCTTTTATCTCCATCACCAAACTCATCCCAGCCCTCCTGCCCCTCTTTGCTAAGGGATGCGTTGATATCATTGCCCTCATTAAACCTCAGTTTGAGCTGCCAAAGGGTCTCATTGGCAATGGGGTGGTAAGAGATCCTGCCCTCCATCAACAGGCCATCGACAAGATAAAAGATTTTGTGGCCGAGCTCGGCCTGCAAACTGCCGGCATTACCCCCTCCCCCATACTGGGGCCCAAGGGGAATAGAGAATTTCTCCTGCGCATTCTTTCATAA
- a CDS encoding M24 family metallopeptidase, translating to MDIQMQRTSHTTPGPELANRLQRFQKNLQEMLPQTEGMLVFSRLNIFYYTGSFINGVLWLPVEGEPILFCKRGLERARQESPLKQILAINSYGDIATTLRDLGICLAPEIAAEKNALSWNLALSLKKHFSGHSFVTGDMILMLTRSIKSGWELAILKETGARHNDCLTNLLPPLLQSGLSEFEIGRIASDIFFSRGHQGILRMEKFGEEIFFGHIAAGNSANYPSVYNGPVGLTGIHPATPFMGSADIHWQKGSPLTIDNGFCLNGYQTDKTQVYWSGERKSIPESVQRAHDFCIHIQELIRDNLRPGIIPQELWQKCMTEVKKSPWQEGFMALGSNKVSFIGHGIGLAIDEYPVIAKGFARPFEEGMLMAVEPKIGIAEVGMVGVENTFMVGPAGGRSITGTDNDIICIEK from the coding sequence ATGGATATTCAAATGCAAAGAACAAGTCACACCACCCCCGGGCCGGAGCTTGCCAATCGCCTGCAACGATTCCAAAAGAATCTACAAGAGATGCTCCCCCAGACCGAGGGTATGTTGGTCTTTTCCCGACTCAATATTTTTTATTATACAGGTTCCTTTATCAACGGCGTCCTGTGGCTTCCTGTAGAGGGAGAGCCCATTCTCTTTTGTAAGCGTGGTCTGGAAAGGGCTCGGCAGGAATCTCCTCTGAAACAGATCCTGGCCATAAACAGCTATGGGGATATTGCCACCACCCTCAGGGATCTGGGTATCTGCCTCGCCCCTGAAATTGCCGCAGAGAAAAATGCCCTCTCCTGGAATTTGGCCCTCAGCCTGAAAAAACATTTTAGCGGTCACTCCTTTGTTACCGGTGATATGATCCTTATGCTGACCCGCTCAATTAAATCAGGATGGGAGCTTGCTATTCTTAAGGAGACAGGGGCGCGACATAACGATTGCCTGACCAATCTCCTTCCGCCTCTCTTGCAAAGTGGACTGAGTGAGTTTGAGATTGGTCGCATTGCCTCCGATATCTTTTTCTCCCGTGGCCATCAGGGCATCCTTCGCATGGAAAAATTTGGCGAAGAGATCTTCTTTGGCCATATTGCCGCAGGTAACAGTGCCAATTACCCCAGTGTCTACAATGGTCCCGTGGGCCTGACCGGCATACATCCGGCCACCCCCTTTATGGGATCTGCCGATATCCACTGGCAAAAGGGCAGTCCGCTCACCATTGACAATGGCTTCTGCCTGAACGGTTACCAGACAGACAAGACGCAGGTATACTGGTCCGGGGAGAGAAAAAGCATCCCTGAGTCCGTACAGAGGGCCCATGATTTCTGCATCCATATCCAAGAGCTGATCAGAGACAATCTCCGCCCCGGCATCATCCCCCAGGAACTCTGGCAAAAATGCATGACAGAGGTGAAGAAGAGCCCATGGCAGGAAGGCTTCATGGCCCTTGGCAGCAACAAGGTCTCCTTTATTGGCCATGGTATAGGTCTTGCCATCGATGAGTATCCAGTCATTGCCAAGGGCTTCGCCCGGCCCTTTGAAGAGGGCATGCTGATGGCAGTGGAGCCCAAGATAGGGATTGCCGAAGTCGGGATGGTGGGAGTTGAAAACACCTTTATGGTCGGGCCAGCAGGCGGCAGATCCATAACAGGAACAGACAATGACATTATCTGTATAGAGAAGTAG
- a CDS encoding exodeoxyribonuclease III, which yields MGIDIGHFLTEVKKATRGQALPVVDLIAVQTEDPFKVLVATILSARTKDETTAASSKRLFARAQTAEELTELSEEELQKLIYPVGFYKNKAGYLKKLPEALKEFKGVVPETMTELLRLPGVGRKTANLVLSIAFKKPAICVDTHVHRIMNIWGYVETATPLKTEMALREKLPEEFWIPVNSLLVSLGQSICRPVSPRCSECPLEKECPQLGITPRKATLKAKKNTPSYRYISWNVNGIRAVEKKGFIDIVQELNPDVIGLQETKAQPEQLSESLKNIPGYTSYWYSAQRKGYSGVAFYSKHEPLQVIYGIGAEEFDCEGRVITLEFADHYLATIYFPNSADQLKRLDYKLRFNRALLAFFQKLEKEKAVILCGDFNVAHKEIDLKNPKSNVKNAGFTPEERAWMDEFLEAGYTDTFRLFNQDPENYSWWSYRFSARSKNIGWRIDYFCVSENGQKRIVNAEILPEVMGSDHCPVLLDFKQ from the coding sequence ATGGGCATAGACATTGGACATTTTTTAACAGAGGTAAAAAAGGCCACAAGAGGGCAGGCTCTGCCGGTAGTGGATCTTATTGCCGTACAGACAGAGGATCCCTTTAAGGTACTGGTGGCAACAATTCTCTCGGCCCGCACCAAGGACGAAACCACGGCGGCGTCCTCCAAGAGACTCTTTGCCCGAGCGCAAACCGCAGAGGAACTGACAGAGCTGAGCGAAGAAGAGCTACAAAAGCTTATCTACCCCGTAGGTTTTTATAAGAACAAGGCCGGTTATCTGAAAAAACTCCCTGAAGCCCTGAAGGAATTTAAGGGTGTCGTACCCGAGACAATGACAGAGCTACTGCGCCTGCCCGGAGTCGGGAGAAAGACGGCAAACCTGGTCCTCAGTATCGCCTTTAAAAAGCCCGCCATCTGTGTCGACACCCACGTTCACCGAATCATGAACATCTGGGGCTATGTGGAAACTGCGACCCCCCTGAAAACAGAGATGGCCCTGCGAGAAAAACTGCCCGAGGAGTTCTGGATTCCGGTGAACTCCCTATTGGTCTCCCTCGGCCAATCTATCTGCCGACCAGTCTCACCACGTTGCAGTGAGTGCCCTCTGGAAAAGGAATGTCCACAACTAGGGATAACCCCACGTAAAGCCACCCTTAAGGCGAAAAAAAACACCCCAAGCTATCGCTATATATCCTGGAACGTCAACGGCATCCGGGCGGTTGAGAAGAAGGGTTTTATCGATATTGTCCAAGAACTGAATCCCGATGTCATTGGCCTGCAGGAGACCAAGGCCCAGCCAGAACAGCTCTCGGAGAGCCTAAAAAACATCCCCGGCTATACCTCATACTGGTACAGCGCCCAGCGCAAAGGATATTCAGGGGTGGCCTTCTACAGTAAGCATGAACCCCTGCAGGTAATATACGGTATTGGCGCAGAAGAGTTTGACTGCGAGGGACGAGTTATCACCCTGGAATTTGCCGATCACTATCTGGCCACCATCTACTTCCCCAACAGTGCCGACCAACTGAAGCGACTCGACTATAAGCTACGCTTTAACAGGGCCCTGTTGGCCTTCTTCCAGAAATTAGAGAAGGAGAAGGCGGTTATTCTCTGTGGCGATTTTAATGTTGCCCACAAAGAGATTGATCTGAAAAACCCCAAGAGCAATGTGAAGAATGCTGGCTTTACCCCGGAAGAACGGGCCTGGATGGATGAGTTTTTAGAGGCAGGCTATACAGACACCTTTCGCCTCTTTAACCAGGACCCTGAAAACTATAGCTGGTGGAGTTATCGATTTAGTGCCAGAAGCAAGAATATAGGCTGGCGTATCGACTATTTCTGTGTCTCTGAAAATGGCCAAAAACGAATTGTTAATGCAGAGATCCTCCCCGAGGTCATGGGCTCTGACCACTGCCCCGTCCTCCTCGATTTTAAGCAGTAG